DNA sequence from the Vanessa tameamea isolate UH-Manoa-2023 chromosome 21, ilVanTame1 primary haplotype, whole genome shotgun sequence genome:
tttttttttcattctccTTAGTGAGACTCCtgacaaatatttcaaagtcGGTTGAAAAGTtcagacgtgaaagcgtaattaacaaataaacagaCTCAATTTCGCATCTATAAAACTACacatttagaataaatattacgttttgtTTAGTACATTAATATAACAGTATACTTCAACTCTCTGCATATAGTATATAGTCCTCTTGTAAAGGTGAAACTCTCCACCTGGGAGAGTTTTGATCCTGGCGCACATCATAGGCTAATCAACTGTACAAGAGATAACATAACCCTGGTCGggtcagtaaaaaaaatactgagttTGGGAAGGATTCTAGAAAAAATAAGTGGCTCGCAAACCACCGAAGAGTTGGTTTGAACTTTTTTTTGGGTTGTTATGGGATGAGAAAATAAAAAGTGGGAGCGCTCACACTTGAGTGTCAAAAAAAGTAAtcctttataacttttttattaataacatagtgTTTAATCATTAGGTCGCTAGATGGCGCTACATGACCTTGAAATCGCGCTATCGTTTGttgcctttatatattttagaatgtcAATTTAGTTTTTTCGTTAGactgttttcttttttgtattttattttacaacacaTCCTCATATATAGTTGGTTGGtatcagcgttgcagaactatcgatagttgacctcgaaaactattcaggatatcgatattATCGTTTTGATTAATACTAttgatagctctccgtgagcaatactattgattacaGTAATGCTATCGATACTAACGATAGTATccctagctctctgtaagcaatactgtTGGTAGCAGCGATACTCTTAgtgctatcgatagtatcgatagttttggactatcgatagtttaggttaaaagtaacggtttttgcaatactatcgatattattgacacgtgacaatactatcgacagactatcgatatgcaacactagtttATATTCaagattgttatttttattaacacattACCAATAtggatttaaaacatttaaggtTTAACTAAAtatcaactaaaatatttttatatcatataatataagcGTATTTAAAGGATATAGATATGTACATATTAGGAtaacatatatagatatactaacatagttactaaaattaatcaataaaaacgaaaattaaaatataatcaatttattttggaattataacatttaaaacaatcacatttttatacataaattttaatatttcaaaggtAATTTGTATTAGACAGTTACAGTCCGCTTAGATTATAAACATTAcaccattttaatttgaaataaaatttaatctaacttaacaattacatttaaacatatcgATATAATCCTACGcaattaaagataatttgaGGTATATTACTAGACCACGTTAAGTTGTCCCATTGACGTCACGATAGGGTatcatttttgacatttaacaaTCGAGTTTCAATTTTGCTCCTACATAATAACTCTTACAGCTATCGTAACGTTGATGTCACAAAATAACGACACATTTTTGCATTTGCTGTCCGATACGATAAATCGTATCGTATGACAGATACCGTATCGTATGAATGGTTTCTGTATCGATTTTTAGTACTAGGCCATTCTTCAGGGAGATAAGGTGATGTCGATTTAGTTTAGCAAAAACCTTAGgaaaatttataatcttttaatgCATCTTCTTGCATGCAGGACAACTGATTGAAGTAAACGGCTCTACATGTAAAAATCAGCGagatatactataattttaattgatacttatttaaatgtcGGTCAAAAATTTTGAGAATCAGTCGATAGCAAGCTGCCTGAAGGAGCCATCGATGCCGAAGAGTTCATCATAGTTGGTCGGCTTCCCAGGTCGGAGGCTTTCGTTTGCGATTAGAGCATCTTGCAACTTGAACCAATCCCTGTATTCTATTAGCTTCTCAGTCCATCTCTCTGTAAGGAGTTATTTGATTTTAGAAACCATTTCTTCGAGACCCATATTTTACTTGAACGGCAGACAGACAAGATCTTTTGAGGAGCAGTTGTTATAtttcaagatttatttttatcttatataaaatatcaattttgtatgtataacttTGCCTTATATGAGTTACTAAAAATAGTTAAGTGCTTGAATGTAGGCTAAAGAAAAGTAACGCTCAGGTAATTCATGCCCTATTTTATTAAGCGCAAAGACGTATTTTAAGGCAATGGATTAATGCAGCACTTTATAAAGCTATGTTTAATGTAAGTCTTGTTCAGAATTGCTGTTGAACAATCGACTTAATTATTCTGACgttgtaaaatgttttgtaaagaGTTTGTATCAGCTGGTTTTCAATATAAAGTAAAGCTAAAATGGTAAAGGTACCTTGAAGTTCGTCCATAGTTCCACATTGGCCGCCGTACTCCTTCGGCAGCATCTCTTGAGGAACGTACTTGTACAGATCTTTTACTTCTTTGTGAATGAAAATCTATGtgagaaattgtatttttgttattcaaatgaatattcaCTTGGAAGTTTTGttgcttctatatttaaaaaaaagttcgtACTTATGAACGTGCGTGTGAAAAGTTTGgagcaacccgcattggagcagcgtggtggaatatgaaagaaggtttggagccttctcctcaaagggagaagaggcctttgcccagcagtgggaaatttacaggctgctaatgttttTGTATGTTGTGTGAAAAGTTTTTCTTCTTcggcataattaaaaatagttcttatttgcatacaaataattaattacaatttaattaaatataattacttatttttccaGCACAACCATAACACTCACtcacaaatataaacaaacattcaCAAGTTGAATTTGTGGTAAAATAAacgttctaaaataaaataacgattgaagttgtctatttcgagcgacttaaCTCTTCATTGGCTGTTTAGCGAGCGACATCATCATAAAGCTTCCATGTCACCTAAGCGCTTTATAAAaattcatctttttttttaaacgccaAAGAGAGGCATAAAAAATTGAAGCCTGTTCGAATCTGGAATGGATGGAGATGTTTAGAATCAGAATAGATTCTAAACATTTGCATGAATTCCATCAATACGTTAATTGAGTCTTATGagtttttcacattttttcaaTAAACGTCAGTGTACTTGAATAAGTTactgtgttataaaatatatattgaaaagaaTAAACGTAGTAATCCTTACTCGTTTCCTGATCTTCTCTTTCAGGAACGGTTTCACTAAATTGACAAATCTCTCCACGATCGGTGATGTATTTATAATGTGGACTTCCTTTAGTTTTACTGGGTATGCttcctgaaattaaaaaaaagtatcacaCACATTCGAATCTTACACTTGAAAAAAGAAGATGAAACTACTAACGATCAGTTAAAGATTGCTCTTGAGAGATATACCCTGTGAATATAATATCCTTTAGTTTTTCTTCACGAAAgccaaaattgaaaattatttcaccAAACTTTTCCACTACGATTTGGTGAATGtgtcagatatatatatatatcctcctgcccttatcccaattttacttggggtcggcgcagcatgtcttcatGTGTCAGAATATCGTCCAATTCTTGGAGGTTTTTTACAAAGTTTTCCTTCGTCGTGAAGacaagattaataaatataatatataaaagagagTTAACAAATAATGACAAAAGCCAATAAAAAACTCAGCTTTGTACTTGTGAGACAGACTACACGCAATTATGGTCGATTTtccaattattgtaaatattcgcTATAGACCGTTGACAATTTCaaagaatttgtaaataaattgtattctcAATTCAACTAACCTGAACACAAATCATGAATTTCTTGATAATGGACGGTGACAGCCTGGCCAGCAGGCTCGGTCCCAGCACCGCACCATCCAGCACATAGATATCACCAGCAACACCCACGACTTCCTCCACGAGTCTGACGTCACCAATCATTAGAGCCAGCTTCAAGGTGTCGGTGATTTGTTGGGAGTCGAGACTTGGATGAAGGCCTGTAACATTATGTGCATTGGTTATTTAGTGTGACTCAGTGTCCAAACATTTTTACtagttgacttccaggcaggatatattacatacatataaatattttattattttttattgtatttaactaacattaatgtatttttaaatgttgaaaaagagtaactactgagtttcttgccggttctcctcggtagaatctatattccgaaccggtggtacttgactaaaatatattttgatatttgatttttttttaaatactaaatcgcCGTACAAGTTTTGGTACATTTGTCTAATGCGAGAGGTGTTTTcacgaatatattttgtaaatagtatCGCCCCGGCATCGCACCGGGTGCTATTTGTTGTGATAAAgacaattgtataatataattataatttataccctatagcactTAAGAATAATGATGtagcagtatttttttatagttgaacCATTAGCTCTAGAGATTACCCTCGTATAAACCccatacaaataaatagaaaaagactTAGTaaaggtaaatataatttaagttaattataagttcataataaaagtatcgttaaaattatttaacgtaCTCGTactttaatatcattaaaagaaaaatcgtgaacaagacattcgtagataatgtcgaaatatcgagctccaccgaataaaaataaaaaacatggtaaatatcccgttttaaataattgtagtaataaaaataaccacgttaagttaaaatcttatataagaaaaatgtttaaataactgCATATTTTGAGACTCCCAAAAATCTATcatcaatagattttttgtaATACCCAACTGAAAAAATTCTTATACCAGGTAATAATTCTACAAGCTAAGTCATAGTATAAGAAAACTAGTCgtcgtgtttatatttttgtactatatATTCCTTGTGTTTAATAGGAAGTtttagcatattttttatatgtatatttgcaaGGTAAAAAGTCAAACATATTACTGTTGGCAGAaggttacaaatataaaactaatttgattTGCCAGTCCCTTATGTCCTGCCTCACAAAGGCTTATAATATGGaatctaaatatacaaaaatgatcAGATGACACGAATGGCTTAATAACCAAAATCTTATTGCATGAATAAAtcgtaaaaatatcaaaaatcccATCACATAGAAAAATTACATTCAACTAAGGTATCGTCCAGGAATTCATTGACGGAACGGTAACATTTAACAACCAGTAAGTCTTGAACTTTTTGTTTAAACGCGTCAAGTTCCGATGTACTTCGAATGTACCTTGATAGTTTCAGGAGAATTTATACTTCAGTCCGCCGAATGTCATTCAAGGCGCTGATCAAATGTCGTTTAATAAAGCGGCTAGGCTGTTAATTAAAAGTCTAATTCAACTAGTTGGCTGCAGCATATATGATATAGAAATCGTGTTTAATACATAGTGCGATCGTgagattattatgtaaattacgtcgatgttatttataatattgtattgttgtatacATGTCTAGGAAACTGTTCTTAATGTTTACacgtttatatattgttttaagtataaaCAGACAAAGcaaaatgttatacaaatatactaGTAGGtaaacataagaaatataaattaattagttttatatcgatttaattaatgaacgaaacaattttttttcaattaatgtttgtaaattatgacaattcttttgtttaaatcgatttgaacaaattttattaatataaattcaaacaatCGGCATATTCTAAACTCAACTCTGCACAAGATTTAGGTTGAGGTTATTaaagcgtggagttagtatttgttgactttcaggcaggactGACGTAacattgtatttcaaattttagaAAAGTGTATCTATTTAGTTTCTTGTCCGTTCTTCTTAGTGGAATCGATATTCCGAACCGACTGTAGCTTTATGTTTTAATACGAAAGTGCTTAAAAGCCTATTTGACAGTAGtatacttattttgttttttttttttttttatttacaccaaAACAATGTGTCTGAGTAGTCTAAGTCGCCTTTATAATCTTAAAATCATAAAACCTATAGTTgagtgataataaatatatttttgaaataatttatattaattaaaataacaattgaataataacaattaaatatatatttcaaatctcAACAGCAAATTAGGTATGTCATTTGAGCTTGAGTAaaggcctctcccttttgaggagaaggtttagagtaAACTCCATCATACTACACAAATATGGTTTGGTTACACGGGGCAGTTTACATCcgccacgtgcaggtttcctcactatgttttcctttacctagcacgagatgaattataaactaaatttaagcACGTGGCTTTTAACTCAGAATCATCAGTTGATGCCATCAcagtatcaatatataaaaaaaatattacgttcagtatataaataataaatacatataatttgtatacaatGCCTTGTTCTAAGGACAAGCCTTTATGTTTAAGTCATGTATGCGATTTACGTGAGACGATAGCAaatatccttatttataaaacaaacaaccACGAGACTTTATAAACGATGGCGGTATTTACTTtgtgatgtttatttaatttaaactttttacgtTTGTCGTAGTAATTTTCAAACATAATTCTGCAAGGAAATTTTTTAAGCtacaatatttgaattattgtgAAGTTTACATCTCAattgattcaaaaataatacttaaatgtgATTAACAATTTAGATCAACAGTGATATTCTATAGAATATATTCTATAGTGGTATACCACCCAC
Encoded proteins:
- the LOC113396880 gene encoding alpha-tocopherol transfer protein-like, with the protein product MKIKSELLTQPTEELSKEIRIELNENINTRDRDLAAIKEWLRKEPHLPNEWEDNPLMTFLRGSSFSLEKCKRKLDMYFTMRAACPEFFTNRDASSPALREILKSKLQGPALPGVTPNGRRVTICRGLHPSLDSQQITDTLKLALMIGDVRLVEEVVGVAGDIYVLDGAVLGPSLLARLSPSIIKKFMICVQEAYPVKLKEVHIINTSPIVERFVNLVKPFLKEKIRKRIFIHKEVKDLYKYVPQEMLPKEYGGQCGTMDELQERWTEKLIEYRDWFKLQDALIANESLRPGKPTNYDELFGIDGSFRQLAID